A genomic segment from Luteibacter aegosomatis encodes:
- a CDS encoding NAD-dependent epimerase — MKVLVTGTAGFIGSHLAMRLLERGDDVVGLDNLSDYYDVGLKKARLERFRHHPRYTHVHADLADRDAVEQVFAVHRPRRVVNLAAQAGVRYAAKNPHVYVSSNVTGFLHVLEGCRHHGVEHLVFASTSSVYGADTHMPFSERQPTEHPLTLYAASKKANEQMAHSYAHLYGLPCTGLRFFTVYGPWGRPDMALFLFTRAILAGDPLPVFNHGRHKRSFTYVDDIVEGVLRALDRIPSADERWNGDAPDPGSSGVAPYRIYNIGNERPVALLRYIEVLEACLGRKATLELLPLQAGDVPDTEASIASLREDTGYEPRVDVEEGVRRFVDWYLAYYGRPTMAPAEAHSSLGEHRAVGLP, encoded by the coding sequence ATGAAGGTGCTCGTGACGGGTACGGCGGGCTTCATCGGATCGCACCTCGCCATGCGCCTGCTCGAGCGCGGCGACGACGTGGTGGGCCTGGACAACCTGTCCGACTACTACGACGTGGGGCTGAAGAAGGCGCGGCTCGAACGGTTTCGGCATCACCCGCGTTATACCCACGTGCATGCCGACCTCGCCGACCGCGACGCGGTGGAGCAGGTCTTCGCCGTCCATCGGCCCCGACGCGTGGTCAACCTCGCCGCGCAGGCCGGCGTGCGTTACGCGGCGAAGAATCCGCACGTGTACGTGTCCAGCAACGTCACCGGCTTCCTGCACGTTCTGGAGGGGTGCCGCCATCACGGCGTGGAGCACCTCGTGTTCGCCTCGACCAGTTCGGTCTACGGCGCCGACACCCACATGCCCTTCAGCGAGCGGCAGCCGACCGAACATCCCCTGACGCTCTACGCGGCGTCGAAAAAGGCCAACGAACAGATGGCGCACAGCTACGCGCACCTCTATGGCCTACCCTGCACCGGCCTGCGCTTCTTCACGGTGTACGGCCCCTGGGGACGCCCCGACATGGCGCTGTTCCTGTTCACCCGCGCCATCCTCGCCGGCGACCCCCTTCCCGTGTTCAACCACGGCCGCCACAAGCGCAGCTTCACCTACGTGGACGACATCGTCGAAGGCGTGCTGCGCGCGCTCGATCGCATACCGTCGGCCGACGAGCGCTGGAACGGCGATGCGCCCGATCCCGGATCCAGCGGCGTGGCGCCGTACCGCATCTACAACATCGGCAACGAACGGCCGGTGGCACTGCTGCGCTACATCGAAGTGCTCGAGGCATGCCTCGGGCGCAAGGCGACGCTCGAACTGCTGCCCCTGCAGGCCGGCGACGTACCCGATACCGAAGCCAGCATCGCGTCGCTGCGCGAGGACACCGGCTACGAACCGCGCGTCGACGTGGAGGAAGGCGTGCGCCGCTTCGTCGACTGGTACCTGGCGTATTACGGCAGGCCGACGATGGCCCCCGCCGAAGCTCATTCGTCCCTGGGAGAACACCGTGCTGTTGGATTACCTTGA